One stretch of Erythrolamprus reginae isolate rEryReg1 chromosome 7, rEryReg1.hap1, whole genome shotgun sequence DNA includes these proteins:
- the SOD3 gene encoding extracellular superoxide dismutase [Cu-Zn], with amino-acid sequence MIFLLLFTPSLVLCDTNVTVAWEEAPPTTSPLVDMQRKINDLWLSLLYPQLYDDILEDNRTAYACCVARPSSKLEEGKPQVTGLVLFKQIYPYGKLEALFDLAGFPVENSSARAIHIHQYGDLSDGCDSAGGHYNPWKVNHPYHPGDFGNFHPKGGKVQKYKQNLKATLFGPQTVLGRSAVIHEREDDLGKGNNQGSLAHGNAGPRLACCVIGMCKKGLWDKHLPKVTAKRKKRVLKVEVL; translated from the coding sequence ATGATTTTTCTGCTGCTTTTCACACCCAGCTTGGTCCTTTGCGACACCAATGTCACCGTTGCCTGGGAAGAGGCACCACCCACCACCAGCCCCCTGGTAGACATGCAGAGGAAAATCAATGACCTGTGGTTGAGCTTGCTCTACCCGCAACTCTACGACGATATCCTGGAGGACAACCGGACGGCCTACGCTTGCTGCGTCGCCAGACCCAGCAGCAAGTTAGAGGAAGGCAAACCGCAAGTGACCGGTTTGGTTTTGTTCAAGCAGATCTACCCCTATGGAAAACTGGAGGCCCTTTTCGACCTGGCTGGGTTTCCCGTCGAAAACTCCTCAGCGAGGGCGATTCACATCCATCAATACGGGGACCTCAGCGACGGCTGCGATTCTGCAGGAGGTCACTACAACCCTTGGAAAGTCAACCATCCCTATCACCCTGGAGATTTTGGGAACTTTCACCCCAAGGGGGGCAAAGTTCAGAAATATAAACAGAACCTCAAAGCTACACTCTTTGGACCCCAGACCGTTCTCGGACGCTCGGCGGTGATCCACGAGCGGGAAGATGACTTGGGGAAGGGCAACAACCAAGGCAGCTTGGCGCACGGGAATGCCGGCCCACGCCTGGCGTGTTGCGTCATCGGCATGTGTAAGAAGGGCCTGTGGGACAAGCATTTGCCCAAAGTCACGgccaaaaggaagaaaagggtgcTAAAAGTAGAGGTGCTTTGA